The following proteins come from a genomic window of Populus nigra chromosome 6, ddPopNigr1.1, whole genome shotgun sequence:
- the LOC133695901 gene encoding probable xyloglucan endotransglucosylase/hydrolase protein 28 has protein sequence MACSYLGPCFLLICSLLALFVSGSQIQRTSLPIISFDEGYTQLFGDDNLVMYRDGKRVHLSLDERTGSGFVSQDLYLHGYFSASIKLPADYTAGVVVAFYMSNGDIFEKNHDEIDFEFLGNIRGKDWRIQTNIYGNGSTSAGREERYSLWFDPSDDFHQYSVLWTNSQIIFYVDNIPIREVKRTESMGADFPSKPMSLYATIWDGSDWATNGGKYRVNYKYAPYVAEFSDLVLHGCAVDPIEQFPRCDNTESSQAIPTGVTPVQRIKMESFRAKFMTYSYCYDRVRYRAPPSECVINTKEADRLKSYDPVTFGGGRRHHGKRHHRSRSSHAEVISI, from the exons atggcGTGCTCTTATCTTGGCCcttgttttctcttaatttgCTCTCTTCTTGCGCTTTTTGTTTCTGGGTCTCAAATTCAAAGAACTTCATTGCCTATTATATCCTTTGATGAAGGATACACCCAACTTTTTGGGGACGATAATCTGGTCATGTACAGAGATGGAAAGAGAGTCCATTTATCTCTAGATGAGAGGACAG GGTCGGGATTTGTTTCTCAGGACTTATACCTACATGGATACTTCAGTGCTTCTATCAAGTTGCCAGCAGATTATACTGCTGgagttgtggttgctttttat ATGTCGAATGGTGACATATTCGAGAAGAACCATGATGAAATTGACTTCGAGTTCTTGGGTAACATAAGAGGCAAAGATTGGAGGATCCAGACAAACATTTATGGCAATGGCAGCACTAGTGCCGGCAGAGAAGAGAGATACAGCCTCTGGTTCGATCCCTCTGATGATTTCCATCAGTATAGCGTTCTCTGGACCAATTCTCAGATCAT attttacgTGGACAACATTCCAATTAGAGAGGTTAAAAGAACAGAATCTATGGGAGCAGATTTCCCTTCCAAGCCAATGTCTCTGTATGCAACGATATGGGATGGGTCTGATTGGGCTACTAATGGAGGCAAATATAGAGTGAATTACAAATACGCCCCTTATGTTGCTGAATTTTCCGACCTTGTTCTGCACGGGTGTGCTGTCGATCCAATTGAGCAGTTTCCAAGATGCGATAATACAGAGAGTTCCCAGGCGATCCCCACCGGTGTCACACCAGTGCAAAGAATTAAGATGGAGAGCTTTAGGGCCAAGTTTATGACATATTCTTATTGCTATGATCGGGTTCGGTACAGGGCTCCCCCATCAGAGTGTGTGATCAATACCAAAGAAGCAGACCGACTCAAATCTTACGATCCTGTTACTTTTGGTGGAGGCCGGCGCCACCATGGGAAACGACACCACCGTAGTCGGTCAAGTCATGCTGAAGTCATTTCCATTTAA